The window TACTTCCTCTCTCTTTTCCCCCCTTTATCGCAAGCTCACACAGGAACCGCCCGTGGGCTTCAGTGCTCCGACTGCTAATACACGAGAAGAGTGCACCATGTTTGCGGCATTCATAATTTGCACTATCTGCATGGAAAATCTATATTCATCTCGTCTGTTGTCTTTTCTCAGCATCCCAAGTTTTGTtaccttctgttttttttttgtccttctccCTGTATTTGGCCTGCTGCTCCCCGTCTCCCCCAATGAGGGAcggcaagccccccccccccatctctccCTCCACTGGACCACTCCATAATGATGCTCTCACTCAACCCCTCAAGCCACGCAGCCTTCTGACTGCTCTTGTTAAGGAAAGCCGGAGTGTGAGGGAAAGAGATACAAAGCGTCGTAATTGGCCCCTTGAATATTTAAGTCACTCGGGATGAAAGTTTTAATGAAAAGATGATTATCTACCAGTTTATCACACACACTGTTTCATATTTCATTTGCGGATGTTCCGTGCGAGCCGTGTTGGCAGTTGCGGGAATGAAAAAATAGTGCAATGAGGAGAAATGATGCAGAGGTGGAAGATTTGATTGCGACTTTAGCCAAGTCAGGGGTCATCAAAGTTAAAACAAATAGTAACATCGAATATGGTACGTAAATTTAACACGCTGATTTCAAACCGGATTTATTCAGACGAtgcgataaaaaaaaagatagcatAAACAGACGGCTGTTTGTTATTCATTTTCATCGCACATAATAGCCGAGCCATTAATCCCTTTTTTGCTAGACGGTGGTGTGAAAAAGCGGCCTTGTGCGTTTCTGACATGTAACAGTTTTGCCAAATCCCAATGGAGACTTtcctaagggggggggggattaagcGAGGACCCACACATAGCCTTAGGCTACAGTTTGGAATGGGACGACTGAGATTAGACGCCAAGGTGTGGTGCAAACAACCGATTTTGGGCGCGAAGATGCAGCCCGGGTCAGCGTGGTCTTCTAATACCGATAACAATGCGCTGACCTTATTGTGAATGCATGAGAAGAAAAGATAAGACTCCGTGAAAAGCCACATGACATGAGATTATTTAGCGTGGCGCCCCATTTGCATCGTGTGTgttatttgattgatttttggCAAACTTATACGCCGCTAGATTCATGAGGCCGCATTATTAAACAGCTTCGTCTGCCATATGTGGACGTAGCTTCCAAAAAAATCCACTAAATTGCATATTCAATATGCAATTCAGCATGACAAGGCCAAAGAGTTTTGTAAAACTCTCCATCGATATCATTTCACGCCACTGAGGTGGGCACGACCTGCTTCCCATGTGGTCTTTGTGGACCGAGTGTCACCGTTTACCGCCATCTTTGTAGCATTGAAGGGACCCCCGACTCAGCCGTGGGGGTCTACGTTGAAAAGCAAAAGAGCAAATGAAAGTGACAATGTGCAAACATTCCCGCCGGCAGCTGCGTAGCATTTTCCGTACCTCCACCCTGCGTGGTCACCAGACCcccgtgacccccccccctcgtgcTTGGCACACGCACCTGCCGCTCCCAGCCGTGCTTTCATTTGACAGCCACATAATCTATGGGCGGGTCCGGGGCCCGGCTCCACTCAATGTGCTTTTGAGAAAACCCCTTATGCGTGAAAAAGCTTCCTTTGTCCAACACGGTTTTATAGCACAACATCGAGCATTATGAGGTTTGGGGGATTTTTCACAGGACTCCATAGAAGACGCTAATCCTTTCAGAGATAAAAACTTTAACCTGCTGTTTTCATATTTATTAGCTGGTTAAAGCAGGCGAGGCAGCTGAGCCGGTGAGTGACAAGTGGGGGCACTTTTGAGAAGGGGCTTTTATAAATGAGTAAATTAATGGAGAGAGTCAAGTGGTTAAGTGACAAGAAGGTGACAAAGGTTGGATGTAAGTTTGCTCCACAAAATGAACTCATTGTGATGTTTTCCCCGAGTCGTCAGCACAGGAgctattttcaaatattttcttacCGCTACCCAACTGTGCAGCAAAGTATTGCAATCCTCCTTTCTGTCATGCACActttgtccatccatccttccccgCATCCAGCTTTTGCCTCAATCGACAACTCTTTTCATCCAGTTCATCATACCCAGGCCTCCGGCCGCAAGTTCCCTGCACCCTCACTCACCCTTCCTCACCCCCTCCTTGCTCCCCCCCCGAGCTCCCCCACCCCAACGCAACACCACCTCCTCCACCCCCTTTCTGTCAAAGCTGATTGTTTCCAAGCCAGCAGAGTGCTGCGGGCTAACACACTGTCACACTACATCAGGCAGAGGAAAGAAGGGGCGAGGGAGACTATGATAGCTTCTATATGCATGTCTATGTTCAAAAAGACCCACACACACCAACTTGGCCACAGCAGGAGTGTAATATGAGGAATATTGTCCAAAAAGAAGGGAGGCCGATCCAGttgaaaacacttttttgggggggatgcaGGTTTTCTATCTGTATGGTTATATAAAAATAAGATGACATGAAGAAGAAATGTTCATGGTCTTGGGATTAAGCCATATTGAAGTGCCAAACTTCACTTGCAATGAGATGAGCCAAGAGTTGCCCAGTttaggtttgaaaaaaaaaaaaaagtgcacacaaAGACATGATTTGAACCCGCAAACAGAAATGTATGATGAGAAAAGTGTAGATATTTAGCAAACTCACACCATGAGACATGATAGTTTTTGTATTTTAAGtcaaaaaatatattcaaaaaATATTCGCACGTAATTATACTTTTTTTTGGTTTCGTTCTTTGTCAAAAATACTCTCTaaattttaaaatacaatacCCGCCATGTTTTATGACCATTTCGATATAGAGGACAATATTTTCAGGTTGCCTCGTTAACAGCAGTGGATAGGCTCATCCCATTGGGTTTATGATCTAGAGTCGCCCCCTTGTGGTTGCGATTATAACTCAAATAGATGAAACGCATAAGAACTACCATCAtataaacatttatttaaaatttaGATTAAACAATTGATCGAGTTCAAATCGACATTACGATGGAATATATTAGAAAATTGCAATTTTAAAAtgtgataattttttttttttaaatgctaggCTAAATCAAATCTAATTCTACCTTTGcaccctttttatttatttacgtttATCTACAAACGTCCACTGCTTAGAAACAACAGTCCatgtataaaaatgtttttttttacatacaatttatttatgacaacaacaataacaacaaagatTTCTTATTTAGTCTACAAAACGATTGATAAAACACAGACATTAGTTTCTTGTAATCAGTTAGCCCACCTTGAAATTGCATTTAGTGTTTTATAAAACCCCATCAAAAAGCAACGTTTGTCCCGTTTTTGAGCTGCTTTCATGCAGATTGCAGACAAACCATCGCAACTGCTGTAAACATGTTATCCTTCTCTCTTTTCATGTCTtgcaacaagcaaaaaaaaacggcgGATCAATATGGAAATTCGTTCTACTCACTGCAATCATTGCACCACAAAGACGCGATAAGAGAAGAAGGGATTTTCTTTTAGCTTGCCCTGAGGCTTTGGCCTTTTTCCTGCTACCTGACGTCTGTTTACCAGGGGGCGTGGCTTCTTTGAAGGGGGCGGGGTTACAGACTGACATGATCCCCTAAGGGTGTTTTGCATGGGTGAGAGCCTCCTCAAACTTGCACACAATTAAAGGGTGGCAAAGATGCTGGTATCtctttgaacacacacatacacacacagacacacacacacagaggtggGATGATCTCAGTGCCGGAGGGCAACAGCCTCACACGGCAATCACACTTTCTGCAGAACACACGTTGGCCGAGCCCGTGTGATGGGCCCATACAAAACGACTTTTATTCAACAGACAAAGAGGCAATTGTTGGCTAAAAGGACATTTAGCCCCAAGGGTGGATTACAGTGTGCAGCAGAACATCGATAAACATGCCGATTAGGAAGAAAATGAACGCTGTGTGCTAAATTTACTCTGCTTCGGAGCGGACATTCAATGGAAATATAatgacaaacaaaatatttaatttgcgATACGTCCCAAGAATTTAAAAACACTATTTTGATATTGTatttaatgacatttttaaGATAATTACACACAagttattcttattttttttttggacaatcaCATTGACTTACAACAGAAAGACATTGAATGGTTTTTACAATTTTGCTTTGGTagataaaaaaacacaaaatggatCAACTCTAGATTGTCTTAATCTCTaggtaaaaaaaacatggtCAACTATCATTTTCAAAGTGCAAGTAGAAGGAAATACATATTCGTGCTAATTAAtgatacttttatttttatagagGAATTTCCCCTTTAGTCCAAGTGACAATTGCAGTTTTTGCACACTGCTTTCCTAATCCAGTTGTTGCTTGCtaatcattttcttccattttttttaatctcagaaataaatgtattgttttttattcGTGCTCCTATGACTGtcccacggctgcaggcggcgCGGCATTGACCGCAGCGGCACCCATACGGAGAAGTTCTTTCCTGTGCGTGAGGATGATGTCAAAGCTGGACTGGAGGCGGTTCTGCTGCTCCTCAATGCGGCCTTGCAGAGTGCGAAGCCAGCGGATGAGAGCCAGACGCCGATACATGGTCAGCTGCACCTGGTGCTTCTCCATCTCCTGGGCCTTGAACCTCTCGCGGTCCCGCAGCGTCCACACGGCGTCCATCATTTCAGGAAGCTCGCCGTCAGAATCCGACGACTGGTCGTGCTTCTCCTCCGCTCCTTCCTCCATGAGGTTTTCGAGGTGACTGCCCGACATGGAGCTGCGGTTTAAGCTTCTCCGTTTTCCTGATGGTTCTCTACAGTTGCTTCTGGTGGGCTCAAAATCGTGCTGGGTCGGTTTTTGTTCCCCGACCGACATACGCTCCAAACCTCCTGAAGATAACCAGTTGCTTCCTTTCTCTAATCGAACGGACGACATGCTCCCACCAGAGTCCGACTCGGAACCGCTGTCCCCCCACTCGTCGTCATTTTCAAGCTTCATCAACTCTTCCATATCCTCCCTGGCTCGGTTGCTACTTTTTCTTCTCTGGAGCTGCATCTTCTCCCTATGCTTGGCCATCACCTGTCCCTCCTCTTCCACCATCCTCCTTTCCTCAGCTCCATCAGGAGGCACTCGGCCATGGCTGTCATCACCATATTCGATTTCGGGAAGCGGCTCCAGCGTGCTCCAGCTTGGCATGCGGGAGCGAGGTGACAAGAGCCCGGAGCTGCTGTAGGAGGATGAACTTCTTAAATCGGGACTCAGAGGACCCAGTTTACTCGGGCGCGGAGGGTTTTGGTTTtcatctcctcttcctcttccattGCTTGTCACAAAATTATAGTTGCCATCTTGATCCAACTTCTTGCTCGACAATGATGACGAGGAGCGAGGATTATTGGTGTTTTGACCTTTGTAGGCCTGTGGTTGATATTGATGAAGCATTTCTGGTCTGGATTGATTCTCACTGTAAGgagacagaataaaaaaaaaaaatgaaatgtcccGTCTCACCTCTAAATCACCCTTTTGCAGGTCACCCCAAAATACTTCCAATGTTTATAATAACTACAGGCGACGATGCTGCCCTCCAATTCTATTAGCATCACACATACGTGTCACCCCGGAATGGAAATTTTTCTAATCCTGACTTGAGGCTGCTGTCAATCCCCCCCCACCATGAAGCCCccactaaccccccccccccctccctccgcgTGCACGCGCGGTGCTGAAGGACAGCTCATCATACGCGCGGTccagaaaacaaatattaaaataataaagaaaaataccCAAATAGAGTCGATGCAGGATGGACGTCTCGGTTCTTTAAAGGTTCCATGGATTTGGCTAGATGATTATAGAAGGCAGAAAAACGACGACTAATGGCGCCCATGGGCTTCATATCggattatcaaaaaaaaaaaaaaaatcaccacgaacgaggaataaaaaaaatatggcgaAATAAGCGAAATGCGTCTCTCTCTAGCGCGTTATGTAACACTCACCCCATCTCAGCGCTCTCTCCTCTCTTTCCCTtccttgataaaaaaaaatcaacacagcagcctccctttcctcttcCTATTTGTTGCTCGCTTAAGTCACTTGACTGACATTTCAGCCTCATTTGCATGCGCTTGTGGTTGATTTCTTACCTTATGTGCGGGTTTAGCTGCTCGATGGAGAGAGGCTGGACCGACGTTGCGCCTTTCCCAACGTTTTCCCCCTCCTCCGACGCGGTGTTGTTGATCCTCCTCTTCCCTcatcaccccctcccctcccctccctcttcttcctcttgccATCCCCTGACTcgtatgaaaaaataaataaataaagacgcGGACGTCTGGGCTGGGTGGACAGGAAACGAAAGAATAAGAGGAAAGtgataaagcatttttttttatatacaatgatccctcgctacttcacgtttttggaaccaattatccgcgataaacgaggaaTTACTGTATTGTTTTGCTGTGGTGCATATTGCCTATAATAGTGATGgtcttctttaaataaaaaaaataaaataaaaaaaaccacaacaaaATGTTGCACAATGTTTTTtgcgtgaaataaaaaaaactaaaaatgaattaattgaCTTTGACTTGGAGCTTCATGCAAAATCGTGGAGATCATGGAGTAAGGATGAGGAGCAGCCCCTCAAAGTAACTCAACCGTAcctagaaaaaatattttcatcacTGTATCACTTGTTCATAACAGCCACATGACAAGTTATACAATCAAGAGCTGGCTCAAGTTCATTTACGCCCCCAGGAAATACAAAATCATCCCGAAAAAAAGCAGAGTGATCCTCGAGTTAAGCCATCATTTGGTCTGATGATTCAAAGTTATGCAAACAGTTTCGGCTaaaattagaatttttttttaccagaggGTTCAAACGTACTCACACTCTGTACTAAACAAGTctatgttgttttttaaaaaaaattgataaaAGAGGAAAAACTGATTGAAAAAGTACAAAAGTGTGCTTagcttcaaaaatatttttttaaaaactgccAATTACACAATCCCCATAATGCAACTATAATTAACAATCTTATGGGCCCCATAGTTACtagcaagtatttttttttcctggattaTTGTATGTGTTTGATATCGAGAGGCTACATCAGACAGACTTAACAAGTGTCTCTCTCCTCTCCGTTGCCGTCCCCCTGACACATCGTCGCTGGCGGCGGAAAAACTCATCCCCCACTTgctcgaacacacacacacacagttccaTCCCCTCTTGCTTCCCCTTCAACAACATCCACATTGAAATCCACCAGCTCCAGGCACCCTCCCCGCCCCTTCCATCGTTCACCAGTAGCCTAAGCCcataaaaaatacatcaaaCGAGAAGCCACGTGCCCGAGGCCTCGTCACACGCAAAatcatcattctctttatctCACACTTTTAAAGGAAGTTAGAAAACATTGCAAAATTGAGGCCTGTTACCGTAAtgtcacacataaaaaaaaaaaaaaaagagcatgacTTACCTTGTGCATAAAAAGACCTCGTTTCTGACTACTCCCACAGCCCGAAGCTTCGTGACCCACTTCCCTCCACATCTGCTCCAGCGGCGATCTCGGGCCGTGACAGCGGCCGAGGGCGGCCGGCACCCATGGGCCACGCTGTCAGATCGCCAGTGTGCAGAAGAGATGCACAAAGCcagtgtaaaaaaagaaaaagcaagccaGGACTGCTCCAAAATGAGCCAAATTAGCCTAGACGTGCTAAAGTGAAATCCAGCATGGCTTGTTTTGCACTATAATTACACTTTTATCTTTGGATGCTGCATGGCACACAGCAAAAAGACCCTTGGGTGCAACGGCTTTTGTTTCTCTCCAATTATTCCACCCTCTGCCCTcttttatcctcataatcagagTAGAAGCCGATCCGTGTCCTCTAGATATTTAGAAACTCGGAACCTCCACACGTGCCAAAACGTGTAACCTTCCTGGCTCTTGTGTTGGgagttcaggttttttttttttttggtcaagttctatgacctttgacctcaatgCTCACACTCCACAGGGGGCATGAAAATAATGAATACAAATTAAATTGGCTTTCTTGACCCCATAAAagagtctaaataataaatctgCAATATACTAGAAAAACATTCAAGGTGAATAAATATGGCAAAAGTCTAAAAGTACTTTATTTAGCATTGGCTCTAAATGATATGTAATGTGGCCCTCCTGCATGGCAACGTAACCCCAGGACACTTTTCTCTTAATCGGCATAGCAACTAATGAGGTGGAGAGACTTAAGGGGCCTGTTATAATGTCTGTCTATTATTAGCCTTGCAAACTTCAATTAAGGCTGAGAAGAAAATCGTCCGTCAAGAAGATTCCATAATATTGTAAATGTGATGCTCCAAAAGAGACAATAATTGCAGACATTTATTAAAATATAATTTGATTTAcatgtaaaatacaaaaaaataaaacgcttTAAAAAAATCAGCCCTTATATAC of the Syngnathus typhle isolate RoL2023-S1 ecotype Sweden linkage group LG20, RoL_Styp_1.0, whole genome shotgun sequence genome contains:
- the LOC133144965 gene encoding uncharacterized protein LOC133144965 isoform X2; translation: MLHQYQPQAYKGQNTNNPRSSSSLSSKKLDQDGNYNFVTSNGRGRGDENQNPPRPSKLGPLSPDLRSSSSYSSSGLLSPRSRMPSWSTLEPLPEIEYGDDSHGRVPPDGAEERRMVEEEGQVMAKHREKMQLQRRKSSNRAREDMEELMKLENDDEWGDSGSESDSGGSMSSVRLEKGSNWLSSGGLERMSVGEQKPTQHDFEPTRSNCREPSGKRRSLNRSSMSGSHLENLMEEGAEEKHDQSSDSDGELPEMMDAVWTLRDRERFKAQEMEKHQVQLTMYRRLALIRWLRTLQGRIEEQQNRLQSSFDIILTHRKELLRMGAAAVNAAPPAAVGQS
- the LOC133144965 gene encoding uncharacterized protein LOC133144965 isoform X1 — translated: MKPMGAISRRFSAFYNHLAKSMEPLKNRDVHPASTLFGENQSRPEMLHQYQPQAYKGQNTNNPRSSSSLSSKKLDQDGNYNFVTSNGRGRGDENQNPPRPSKLGPLSPDLRSSSSYSSSGLLSPRSRMPSWSTLEPLPEIEYGDDSHGRVPPDGAEERRMVEEEGQVMAKHREKMQLQRRKSSNRAREDMEELMKLENDDEWGDSGSESDSGGSMSSVRLEKGSNWLSSGGLERMSVGEQKPTQHDFEPTRSNCREPSGKRRSLNRSSMSGSHLENLMEEGAEEKHDQSSDSDGELPEMMDAVWTLRDRERFKAQEMEKHQVQLTMYRRLALIRWLRTLQGRIEEQQNRLQSSFDIILTHRKELLRMGAAAVNAAPPAAVGQS